One stretch of Streptomyces sp. NBC_01363 DNA includes these proteins:
- a CDS encoding FHA domain-containing protein has translation MKLFGKLFGKSARDEAARHRAPRHGQADEQGTERPLFRDQVSGTDSDNSGASGASSVDPAGPGRIGFGESSTSRTGGEFAPRQEGSSMPVCTRCGHRNAEASRFCSNCGAPLRGGVPERASETTSTISISGLEAYEAEVTGQTAVPSLSPEAQAAVDALPLGSALLVVRRGPNSGSRFLLDGELTTAGRHPQSDIFLDDVTVSRRHVEFRRSPDGSFTVGDVGSLNGTYVNRERIDSVALSNGDEVQIGKYRLVFYASQRGI, from the coding sequence GTGAAGTTGTTTGGGAAGTTGTTCGGCAAGAGCGCTCGAGACGAGGCTGCCCGCCATCGCGCACCGCGCCATGGCCAGGCGGACGAGCAGGGCACAGAGCGCCCGCTCTTCCGTGATCAGGTGTCGGGTACGGACAGTGACAATTCGGGAGCTTCCGGCGCGTCGTCTGTTGACCCTGCCGGTCCCGGCCGCATAGGTTTCGGGGAATCGTCGACCTCACGTACGGGTGGAGAGTTCGCCCCCAGGCAGGAGGGTTCGTCCATGCCGGTCTGTACGAGGTGCGGACATCGCAACGCCGAGGCCAGTCGCTTCTGCTCCAACTGCGGTGCGCCGCTGAGGGGTGGGGTTCCCGAGCGTGCCTCGGAGACGACCTCGACGATCTCCATCTCCGGTCTTGAGGCGTACGAGGCGGAGGTCACCGGGCAGACGGCCGTTCCGTCCCTCTCGCCCGAGGCACAGGCCGCCGTCGATGCCCTTCCGCTCGGCTCGGCGCTCCTGGTGGTGCGTCGTGGTCCGAACTCCGGCAGCCGCTTCCTGCTGGACGGTGAGCTGACCACGGCCGGCCGCCACCCGCAGAGCGACATCTTCCTCGACGACGTGACGGTGTCGCGGCGGCATGTGGAGTTCCGCAGGAGCCCCGACGGCAGCTTCACGGTCGGGGACGTGGGCAGCCTGAACGGCACCTACGTCAACCGTGAGCGCATCGACTCCGTCGCCCTGTCCAACGGCGACGAAGTGCAGATCGGCAAGTACCGGCTGGTCTTCTACGCGAGCCAGCGCGGTATCTGA
- a CDS encoding MerR family transcriptional regulator: MLRTPTGGAVAGTATADDRPMSIGTVLLRLRDEFPEVTISKIRFLEAEGLVEPQRTPSGYRKFRGADVERLAQVLRMQRDHYLPLKVIREHLDALARGEQAALPSGGGPRDLTGGWEAEPGRATAARIGRAELLAAAEVTESDLDEWESYGLVVPTAEGGYDAEMVTVAKLVADLGRFGLEPRHLRAMRAAADREVGLIEQVVAPLRRHRNPQTRAYAEATAKELAELSVRLHSALVQSALHIRLH; the protein is encoded by the coding sequence ATGCTGAGAACACCGACGGGCGGTGCCGTGGCCGGCACCGCCACCGCCGACGACCGCCCGATGAGCATCGGCACGGTGCTCCTGCGGCTGCGGGACGAGTTCCCCGAGGTCACGATCTCCAAGATTCGATTCCTGGAGGCCGAAGGGCTCGTCGAGCCGCAGCGGACCCCGTCCGGCTATCGCAAGTTCCGTGGTGCCGATGTGGAGCGGCTGGCTCAGGTGCTGCGCATGCAGCGGGACCACTACCTCCCGCTGAAGGTCATCCGTGAGCATCTGGATGCCCTCGCCCGTGGTGAACAGGCCGCCCTCCCGTCCGGGGGCGGCCCGCGGGACCTGACCGGCGGCTGGGAGGCGGAGCCCGGACGGGCCACCGCGGCCCGGATCGGCCGTGCCGAGCTGCTGGCGGCCGCCGAGGTCACCGAGAGCGACCTGGACGAGTGGGAGTCGTACGGCCTGGTCGTTCCGACCGCCGAGGGCGGTTACGACGCCGAGATGGTCACAGTCGCCAAGCTTGTGGCGGATCTGGGCAGGTTCGGTCTGGAACCGCGTCACCTGCGTGCCATGCGAGCGGCCGCGGATCGCGAGGTCGGGCTCATCGAGCAGGTGGTCGCGCCCTTGCGCCGGCACCGGAATCCGCAGACCAGAGCCTATGCGGAGGCCACCGCGAAAGAGCTCGCGGAGCTGTCCGTGAGGCTTCATTCGGCCCTTGTGCAGAGCGCTCTGCACATCCGGCTCCACTGA
- a CDS encoding bifunctional nuclease family protein, giving the protein MNELDVVGVRVEMPSNQPIVLLREVGGDRYLPIWIGPGEATAIAFAQQGMAPARPLTHDLFKDVLEAVGQELTEVRITDLREGVFYAELVFASGVEVSARPSDAIALALRTGTPIYGSDGVLDDAGIAIPDEQEDEVEKFREFLDQISPEDFGTNSQ; this is encoded by the coding sequence GTGAACGAGCTCGACGTTGTGGGTGTCCGGGTGGAAATGCCCTCCAACCAACCGATCGTGCTCCTGCGTGAAGTGGGAGGCGACCGGTACCTCCCCATTTGGATCGGTCCTGGTGAGGCGACCGCGATCGCCTTCGCCCAGCAGGGCATGGCTCCGGCCAGGCCGCTGACCCATGATCTCTTCAAGGACGTGCTCGAGGCCGTCGGCCAGGAGCTCACCGAGGTCCGCATCACGGACCTCCGGGAAGGGGTCTTCTACGCGGAGCTGGTCTTCGCCAGCGGGGTCGAGGTGAGCGCGCGGCCGTCCGACGCCATAGCGCTCGCATTGCGCACCGGAACGCCGATCTACGGCAGTGACGGGGTGCTCGACGACGCCGGCATCGCCATCCCGGACGAGCAGGAGGACGAGGTGGAGAAATTCCGCGAGTTCCTCGATCAGATCTCTCCGGAGGATTTCGGTACCAACAGTCAGTGA